Sequence from the Spirochaetota bacterium genome:
GAGGGACCAGAGAATTCAGATCAAAGGGATATGAACGCGTATGAACCTTAACGATAAATCTTTCGAGGGATTTCTCACCCGCAGCGAGGAGCGCATCCCGGTGCACGTGACGTTCGCGTCCCGGTACACCCTGTTCGCGCATTTCCCGAACGGACACGAATTCACGGAAGGCGCCGAGTTCAACAAGCTCACCCTGGCGCACGGCGAGGAGGACGTCGAGTTCGGCCGGTGCATGCTCATGCTCGAGGCCAATATCGACGGCCATGCCGGCAGGCTCGTCTTCTCCGACGACCTGTACAATTTCGAGACATTCTTCCAGAAGAGCCTGAATATAAGCCTGCAGACGTTCTTTTCCAACCTGCCGCTCCTCCTCTCGCACAAGGAAAAGATCCGGCAGTCCTTCAAGGACTACACGGGGGGACTGTCCTACGACCTGAACGTGTACAAGCAGTACTTCGACAATATCGACGCCGAATACTCCGGGGAACCCGAGCACGTGCGCAGCGTCATCCAGCGGGCCATAATCGACACCGAGGGCCGGAAGTACATGAACTATTTTACCGTGCGGCTGAAGGAGCTCGAGGACGAGGTGAAGCACTACACGCGCGAGGAGCACGAGCGCCACGGGTTCTATTTCCGCAAGCAGGTCTGGAACCTGATCATGACCTCGGAGCTCATGGCGCGCACCAACCTGAAGCCGCGCGGCTACGTGGGCGATTCCGAAATGATGCGCATGATCTACGAGAACGACTACTGGGGACCCACGACCTTCTCGAAGCTCATGCACAAGCACCCGATAGAGCACCCGGCGGCACAGGCGGTGCGCAACAGGAGGGTCCGCATCGCGAAGATGCTGCGGGAGACGCTCGGCATGTTCCCGAACCTGCCCCCCAAGGGTTTCAGGATACTATCGGTGGCGTGCGGGCCCGCCTACGAGATGCAGGACCTGTTCCGCGAGCAGGAGGATTTCGAAAGGGTGGACCTTACCCTTCTGGACCAGGACAGGACGGCGCTCCTGGAGGCCGCGAAGAATATAGAGCGGATCGAGAAAACCGCGCACAGGAAGGTGAAGGCGACCTACCTCAAGGACTCCGTGCGCACCATGCTCTCCTCTTCGAAGCTCCCGGAAAAATGGGGCCAGTTCCATTTCATCTACTCGATGGGACTTTTCGATTACCTGACGCCCCCCGTCGCGCGCGCGGTGCTCCAGAAGCTCTTCGAGCTCCTGCTGCCGGGCGGACACATGGAGGTGGGAAACTTTCATGTGAACAATCCCAGCCGCACCTACATGGAGTACTGGTTGGACTGGGTGCTCTACTACCGGACGGAGGACGATTTCCTGAACCTGCTGCAAAACCAGAACGCGGAACAGCAGGTCGCCTTCGAGGACACGGGAAGCCAGATGTTCCTGCACGTGAGGAAAAAGGAGTAAGGGGGCCGAGACGCTTGAGGATCAGGGGCGGGGCTGACTATCTATGACAATTATGAACGGTATCCATGGCGAAAGCGGGGATGCGCTTCCCGAAATCGTCACCGCCGATTTCGAAGCGTATCTCACCACGATCATCCACCAGTGGCTGAAGACGCTCACGGGCCTGGGGTTCACGCTGGTCCCGTTTTTTTTCATACTCGACTACGTGACCGCGCCCCGCGAGCTCGCGTTCAGGTTCGGACTGTACCGGCTCATCTGCACGGGAATACTATTGCTGCAGTACCTCCTCATACGCAACACAAAGCCGGCAAAGCTCTCGTACCTGCACGGCTATTTCGTCTCGTTCAACGTAGGCGGGGTAATCGCCCTCATGACCGTGGACCTGGGGGGATTCGGCTCGCCGTATTACGCGGGGCTCAACCTGGTGATGATCGCGGTCAACATGCTGCTCCCGTGGAAGCCCATTCACTCGATCGTGAACAGCTCGATCATACTGGTCACTTACACCTTCCTCAACG
This genomic interval carries:
- a CDS encoding class I SAM-dependent methyltransferase → MNLNDKSFEGFLTRSEERIPVHVTFASRYTLFAHFPNGHEFTEGAEFNKLTLAHGEEDVEFGRCMLMLEANIDGHAGRLVFSDDLYNFETFFQKSLNISLQTFFSNLPLLLSHKEKIRQSFKDYTGGLSYDLNVYKQYFDNIDAEYSGEPEHVRSVIQRAIIDTEGRKYMNYFTVRLKELEDEVKHYTREEHERHGFYFRKQVWNLIMTSELMARTNLKPRGYVGDSEMMRMIYENDYWGPTTFSKLMHKHPIEHPAAQAVRNRRVRIAKMLRETLGMFPNLPPKGFRILSVACGPAYEMQDLFREQEDFERVDLTLLDQDRTALLEAAKNIERIEKTAHRKVKATYLKDSVRTMLSSSKLPEKWGQFHFIYSMGLFDYLTPPVARAVLQKLFELLLPGGHMEVGNFHVNNPSRTYMEYWLDWVLYYRTEDDFLNLLQNQNAEQQVAFEDTGSQMFLHVRKKE